A genomic stretch from Solanum stenotomum isolate F172 chromosome 8, ASM1918654v1, whole genome shotgun sequence includes:
- the LOC125874737 gene encoding protein SOSEKI 3-like isoform X1 — protein sequence MEERMRKYRQLSPERAKVWTEKSPKYEQQQPNQIDGKVPVVYYLCRNQQLEHPHFMEVTMSSPDGLYLRDVIKRFNVLRGKGMASSYSWSCKRSYKNRFVWHDLSEDDLILPALPTEYVLKGSELCEELKSGRSSPAKNDSLSNQKVLPEPPLSRSQDDSSPSNTNERCAKNTCDGEQSLPAEKANSANTYDGLSGASVQIHEKTNTANTTHDDICRRGISTDDRSCAVEKNEINQVQVNRMNESADIRVESDTLPPDTLISLIRSDVRKLRKLDSEVCRVPSKLKPHNMLMQLISCGSISVKDHRFGFIHTYKPRLNLGKLDCITRNKSLMGLNLEDEEYFCASWTESSIPKENQSSFITAERTNRKPEDSVQSKEGASSRCSKCVRHSTTNVPKK from the exons ATGGAAGAGCGTATGAGGAAGTATAGGCAGCTGAGTCCAGAGAGAGCCAAAGTGTGGACTGAGAAATCACCAAAATATGAACAACAACAGCCCAATCAAATTGATGGAAAAGTGCCAGTGGTATACTATCTTTGTAGAAATCAACAACTTGAGCATCCTCATTTCATGGAAGTAACCATGTCTTCCCCTGATGGTCTATACTTGAGAG ATGTAATCAAGAGGTTTAACGTTTTGAGAGGCAAGGGAATGGCTTCATCTTATTCTTGGTCCTGCAAGAG AAGCTACAAGAATAGATTTGTGTGGCATGATCTTTCTGAAGATGATCTAATTCTTCCTGCTCTTCCTACTGAATACGTTCTAAAAGGCTCGGAGCTTTGTGAAGAATTAAAGTCAG GTCGATCCAGTCCTGCAAAAAATGATAGCTTGTCAAATCAAAAAGTATTACCAGAACCTCCACTGTCAAGAAGCCAAGATGATTCCTCTCCATCTAACACGAATGAAAGATGTGCAAAGAATACTTGTGATGGTGAACAATCACTTCCTGCTGAAAAGGCAAACAGCGCTAATACGTATGATGGCCTGTCTGGTGCTTCCGTTCAGATTCATGAAAAGACAAACACGGCTAATACAACTCATGATGATATTTGTAGAAGAGGCATTTCAACGGATGATAGATCTTGTGCggttgaaaaaaatgaaataaatcagGTTCAGGTTAACAGAATGAATGAGTCAGCAGATATACGGGTGGAGTCAGACACACTTCCACCAGATACCTTAATATCTCTCATCAGATCAGATGTTAGAAAGCTCAGGAAACTTGATAGTGAAGTGTGTCGCGTTCCATCAAAGCTAAAGCCTCATAATATGCTTATGCAACTAATTTCTTGTGGATCAATTTCAGTAAAGGATCATAGATTTGGCTTTATACATACGTACAAACCAAGATTAAATTTAGGAAAACTTGATTGCATTACAAGGAATAAGAGTTTAATGGGTCTGAATTTGGAAGACGAGGAATATTTCTGTGCAAGCTGGACGGAGTCTAGTATCCCCAAGGAAAACCAGTCATCCTTCATCACTGCTGAGAG GACAAATAGAAAGCCTGAAGATTCAGTTCAAAGTAAAGagggggcaagttctagatgcTCAAAGTGCGTTAGACATTCCACCACCAATGTGCCAAAAAAATGA
- the LOC125874737 gene encoding protein SOSEKI 3-like isoform X2, with amino-acid sequence MEERMRKYRQLSPERAKVWTEKSPKYEQQQPNQIDGKVPVVYYLCRNQQLEHPHFMEVTMSSPDGLYLRDVIKRFNVLRGKGMASSYSWSCKSYKNRFVWHDLSEDDLILPALPTEYVLKGSELCEELKSGRSSPAKNDSLSNQKVLPEPPLSRSQDDSSPSNTNERCAKNTCDGEQSLPAEKANSANTYDGLSGASVQIHEKTNTANTTHDDICRRGISTDDRSCAVEKNEINQVQVNRMNESADIRVESDTLPPDTLISLIRSDVRKLRKLDSEVCRVPSKLKPHNMLMQLISCGSISVKDHRFGFIHTYKPRLNLGKLDCITRNKSLMGLNLEDEEYFCASWTESSIPKENQSSFITAERTNRKPEDSVQSKEGASSRCSKCVRHSTTNVPKK; translated from the exons ATGGAAGAGCGTATGAGGAAGTATAGGCAGCTGAGTCCAGAGAGAGCCAAAGTGTGGACTGAGAAATCACCAAAATATGAACAACAACAGCCCAATCAAATTGATGGAAAAGTGCCAGTGGTATACTATCTTTGTAGAAATCAACAACTTGAGCATCCTCATTTCATGGAAGTAACCATGTCTTCCCCTGATGGTCTATACTTGAGAG ATGTAATCAAGAGGTTTAACGTTTTGAGAGGCAAGGGAATGGCTTCATCTTATTCTTGGTCCTGCAAGAG CTACAAGAATAGATTTGTGTGGCATGATCTTTCTGAAGATGATCTAATTCTTCCTGCTCTTCCTACTGAATACGTTCTAAAAGGCTCGGAGCTTTGTGAAGAATTAAAGTCAG GTCGATCCAGTCCTGCAAAAAATGATAGCTTGTCAAATCAAAAAGTATTACCAGAACCTCCACTGTCAAGAAGCCAAGATGATTCCTCTCCATCTAACACGAATGAAAGATGTGCAAAGAATACTTGTGATGGTGAACAATCACTTCCTGCTGAAAAGGCAAACAGCGCTAATACGTATGATGGCCTGTCTGGTGCTTCCGTTCAGATTCATGAAAAGACAAACACGGCTAATACAACTCATGATGATATTTGTAGAAGAGGCATTTCAACGGATGATAGATCTTGTGCggttgaaaaaaatgaaataaatcagGTTCAGGTTAACAGAATGAATGAGTCAGCAGATATACGGGTGGAGTCAGACACACTTCCACCAGATACCTTAATATCTCTCATCAGATCAGATGTTAGAAAGCTCAGGAAACTTGATAGTGAAGTGTGTCGCGTTCCATCAAAGCTAAAGCCTCATAATATGCTTATGCAACTAATTTCTTGTGGATCAATTTCAGTAAAGGATCATAGATTTGGCTTTATACATACGTACAAACCAAGATTAAATTTAGGAAAACTTGATTGCATTACAAGGAATAAGAGTTTAATGGGTCTGAATTTGGAAGACGAGGAATATTTCTGTGCAAGCTGGACGGAGTCTAGTATCCCCAAGGAAAACCAGTCATCCTTCATCACTGCTGAGAG GACAAATAGAAAGCCTGAAGATTCAGTTCAAAGTAAAGagggggcaagttctagatgcTCAAAGTGCGTTAGACATTCCACCACCAATGTGCCAAAAAAATGA